Part of the Triplophysa rosa linkage group LG3, Trosa_1v2, whole genome shotgun sequence genome, acatctagcggttgagcttagtatcgcagtctaaattcaaaatattggagagaagtTTAGCCAAgaaacggttcttctcggtttcttttgattgttatcagaaataatctacaggcacactattgtttgtgaatgtgtaccggaagttaagttggggtcacaaaagtgcgcatgcgcagtaacgtttgtttatgttgttaatatGAAACCGTCTATGGATCCTGTACACAAACCTTTTTGCAATACATTAAACATGTCCAATGATGTGCCTGTCCACTTGAGCACTCACCTGTCCCATTGAAGATGTTATTGGATAAGGAGTTCATTCCAAACCCCTGGCTCCGCCCCATTCCAAATCCTGACATACTACAACGACACACATGAGGATTTGACCCTTTTGTTAAGGTCAGTCTTAATCAGTCCTGATTGGCCTTATCTTGGCCTATGGTGAAAGTTAATTGAAATACAATAGTTGTGTCTGACATTAtgagaattcgcttttcaaaaTCTAACTTAGAAGAGACATGCGTTAAGTGGATAAGTGTGCACAAAACGCATACACGTTTGCAGCGTAAACCCTTTAAATGAAGAAATCTTCAAACGGTCATTATTGTGGCCCTGCGGACAGCGGTACCTGTTGATGGTAAACGGCTGGCGTGCTGGCTGCTGCTTGGGCATGCAGATAATGCTTGGTGAGCTGCGGTTGGGGCTGCCCAGGCCCGAGCTGCCCATACTGTTGGTCCTGCCACTCATGCCCATGCCCTGCCCTACCTGCGAGCTCATCAAGTTCCTGGAGTTCATGGGCAGGATGCCCCTGTGAAGCATCAAAACAAGAGTCACGACGAGCACACAAAGCATCGTCACACCATGCCATCATAAGGAGGAGGAGATCGCGTACCTGTTCGGCGACGGTGGCGTGTGGAGGGACATTGTTGGGACGCCTGTTGTTGGGGTGCTATGGCTCGGTAGCTGAGTGCCTTGCGTTAAACTCCGGTTCACTTGAGGGTTGTTATTACTCATGCCCCTTATTGGGAAACCTAGTGCACCTTATAAAAAATAAGGTCAGACAGAAAACATTACAAATCAGTTTCGTTTGATTTAAGCACAAATTTATTTGAGAAGAGACTTTAACTCACTTTGCGGACCGTACAAACTCGCACCAAGCTGTGACAATTGACCTGACGACGACGGCGAAGATGTCAGCATCTGAAAATCCAGAACAATTAGAATGATAAATAAGCACTgatacaacaaaaacaatgaaatttgaaagctttttaaaaataagtacgTAATTGCACGTGTCAACATCAACAAATAGTTCTTACGTCTTTTTCTCGGGGCGGGAACATTGGCTGGGTATACTGGTACATGCTCTCTGCATCCGGGTAGTCACTGTCGACCCCCTCCACAAACTTCTTTCTACTTGTACTGAACATTCCGTATGTCAcctgcaaaaaagaaaacatgtaaGCGAAACTTGTGACATCTTTGCActatataacaaaaataatagcATAAAAAGTATAACATGTATAACAAATAAAAGTATAACATGGAAATGTTATTCAGGGTGTAAAAACACCttacacatcgtaatgcatatgTCCACATTTAAACCCAAGTTTGAAAAGGACTATTAACCAGCACACAGAACATTATGTCAACCCACTTTTTTATGTTTCAACATCTAAATCTTGCACTTATACCTGCTAAACTTCAACGTGGTTAAGCAAATAGTCTTTTGCTATTGCAGCCTGAACTCATCCTGTTATGGCGatatgttattaaataaataatctgtTCATCTTTTCAAAACATAGACTGTTTGCTGCatggttaaaaaaaaaaaaaagcctTCTTAAAGTGACAAATGACAACACACAAAACCAGCTTAAAAGACTAGCTAAACCAAAGCACAAACGCAAGCTACTTTAACACACCCCTATTATAAAATCACACAACCTtgctagaaatattaaaacCGTTTCCTGCACGTTATGGTGTTATGAACATCCAAACCAAGTAAAATATGGAAACAAACTTGTGACATTTCGCGAAATGTTATTAGTTAGATTAGCTAGTTAGCTTTGCCCGTTAGCGAAGTAGCGGCTAACACAAATATGAACAtctacttttaaaataatgtttttaatgacatCCAAACACATGGAGCTGTTTCCCCTTCATTGGTCTAAAGTGTCTTAGCATGTAGCGGATGTCTagacataaataaaacatgtatttgtCTATTTAAACGTTTAAGGCCTCCGTTCCGGTTCTCTGTTTTTGTTAGCGCTCAACGCTAGTCGGCTAACTCTGGCCTCGgaacaaaaacagaaagcaCCAAAACCATGCAAACGTGTCACTGCATTCATGCAACTGCTAAATATATTCTTGTGCATGTGCGTAAAGCTGTACTTGATCATTTGGTCATGTATGTGCGACTTAAACCCTGTGGTGTAATATGTTTTTTGGTGAAAATGAAATTGACTAACCGCATTAATTTACCCTCTCCTCGCAGATCCAAGATGGCTGTGTATCCTACAGAAGTGAATGCTGGGGGAATAGCCTTTACCCTCTGACCTCTTGACCTTCGGTGTAGTTTAAATCTGACACACAGGAATAAAAACTGTTCTTGACACACTATAATACTTATTTGACACTGTCTGGGCACGAGGGAGGTTTTTATGATGAAGGAGTTAGACTCATACATGCAGATATGCGACTTGAAACTGCAATAACAAATATAGTTTCATTTTTCTCAAAGCATCATGATATTTTGTAATTATAATATTTGTAATCTGATGTTAATGAAGCAGGTAAAAATATACATTGTATTTTTCACATGCGCAGCATATTGTGATATGATAGAGCTGAAATTCATCATCTGTTATACTAAAGACTAAATAAGGGAGTTGTTATATGACATGAACATCAAAACATCAATTTCCCTTACATTTGTTCTTAAATTGATATGTTGTTATCGGTGCTGTTACGAGCCTCTGTAGACAGATGCTCTGCTGACACGACATAATCTGTGAAGTGATGAGGTAGGCAAAATCCACATCTAAATCACTTGCATTGTATATTTCACATCTGCAGCCAAAAGCATGTGAAATATTCTTACCTAAGAGCAAAAAAGCTCACATGTGTAAGTAGTGTAATGGGTAAATACGGGTAGCTTCGAATGTGCTGAGCTGTGATATACATGTGTAGAGTATTTGATTTAACTAACATCTGTGTAGTGCAGGATGGGTCAtcaatatttctttgttttctgaaatagtactgtacatttttttatttttttttgccTATATTCCTATATTCTATATGTAGAGCACAGTGAAGTGTTGTCAGGaaagagagggtgagagaggggTATGGGATCAGGAAATTAACTTTGAGCTCTGTTAAAACAGTAGAGGAAAattatatatagcctatattacGTTTGATGATCCATTCAGACTTTTTCCAAACCACGTGTTACTAAATACCAGTTTGCCATGTGATGTTGATGGCATCTAGTGGTTTTCTATAACTGGGTGAGTCTTATCAATGGGATGATGCATTCAAGTGGTCTCAGTTAAGTAGAGAGTCCTGGCTAAGATAAAAGCTCATACAGAACGTCTCCAATGGACCCTTAAAAATCCTGTATCACAAGACACCTTTAGGCTTATCACTGCCCCTGTTCAGCGCCAGAGAAATCATTTCGCCGGAATGGGGAGGAGCGTGCTGGTTGTCATCTCTGGTGCTCTCAGCGACTGGCAGGGCAGAGGTGTCAGCAGAACACAGGAGCATAAAACATCACTGCTACCTACATTCTCATTCCTTTTGACAATAAATCTTCAAACATCTGATGATTTCTGCAGCTTGGTAAGTTGTACACTATTTAAGATTTTCTTTAATGCTTCATAACGTTATTCAGTTCAACAGGCATCCTCATTTTGgttaattttgtcattatttgtttaaCCTTGAATTTAATTCTTtgataaaacacaacattttctatacaatgaaagtgaaggGTGATCAGTGcaatcaaaaaaagaaaaagaaaagataaatgatcttgtttttatttcaaacaaaccACTCTGCTTCTCTTTTACATCTCCTTTAAGAGACCACGAATGTGTATCAGGCAAGATGGGAAATGTTGTGCGTGGTGCCGTCGCCTTCGTCCCCTCCGAGCGATGTCAACGTTACTTAGTAGGAGATTTAAAAGAAATGCCCCTTGATCGAACCCTCGACCTGTGCAGCCGACAACTACGTCGCCTTCCCATCAGAGCATCTGCTTTTAGCGAATTAGTCAAACTTTACTTGAGTGACAACCACCTCTCCAACCTGCCACCAGAACTTCGAAACCTCCAAAAGCTTCAGCTCCTGGCTCTGGATTTCAACTGTTTTGAGGAGCTCCCTCTGGTTGTCTGCAATCTTATGCAGCTTAACATTCTCTACCTTGGCAATAACCAACTTTATGCCCTTCCCAAGCAGATCCGGCAGCTCACCGAACTTAAAACGTTGTGGCTAGAGACTAACTGCTTTACCAAGTTCCCTCAAGTAGTCTGTGACCTTCCCAACATCAAGACCCTCCACTTGGGCTACAATCAGTTACGCAGTTTACCCGGAGAGCTCGGGCGACTGGAAGAGCTACGCAGCATCTGGTTAGCGGGGAACTTGCTGAATGAGTTCCCTCCCGTGCTACTGAAGATGCATTACTTAGAGGTGATTGATGTGGACCGAAACCGTATTCAATATTTTCAATCTCTTGCCCATTTGAGAGGGTTGAAGCTTGTTATCTATGACCACAATCCTTGTGTTAATGCACCTGTGGTGGCTGAAGGTGTGAGACGGGTGGGCCGGTGGGCAGACTGctctgatgatgatgaagggGAGAGCGAAGGAATGACTGACAAGGCGGGCGTGAAGGTGCAGGGGGCACTGGAAGACAACAAATGAAGATTTGGGAAACAGAAGTGAGGAACCAAAGCTCAAAAAGTTCAATAGATTTGAtgtgcaaatatacatttttgtgatGTCGCAGAGGAACACTGGTCAAGGTGTTTGTGGAAATGACCTTGGAAATTAAGTGATCATAATTGCTTTACAAAAGTATAGTTTTTGTAGTAATAATATAGCCTAGTAGGCCTATATTCTTTTATCGATATTGTTAAGTAGAATATAAGATTTTACAAAAGTATCGTTTTTATAGTAATAATATAGTATAGGctattctttggtttttgttAAGTAGAATACAAAATTTTTAAAGCAAACAATTTGGACAATGCAAATTTATACATAATTAATTTGTGGTTTGTGTAAGTGTTTTAGTATTTAGCCTACTTTGTTTATGGTACATTtccatttaatttttctaaaatcaCAGCAACAAGGGTTTGAAAGTATTCTCAGTCAGGAATTTAAATATAACCAAAtgtagctctctctctctctctctctaaaaaaTCTCTTCAGTGAGGTGGACCATTCATTGTCAAAGATAAATGGTAAAATTCTAACAATGTACCCTGCTCATCAATTATGTAGAGTTCCTGTAACAGATTTGGGTCTCCATTTTGATGTAAGACTCTTAATAGGTTTTTATAATAGTTTGTAGCTTCTGCTCTGTAATATGTAGTCAAGCAGGTCACTGGCTTTACAAATTGAACATGAAGAACTTGACTGTTCTGGTTTATTTAAACTCCTTATTTctaagacaaaaacaaagtatTTGACATTGtattatagggctgtcaaacgattaatcgtgattaatcgcatccagaataaaagtttgtgtttacataatatatgccggtgttctgtgcatattaattttgtattcataaacacatacacataaatgcatatatttaagaaaaatataaaacataactattaataaacttttatttacaatttcaattattggtaaatataaatgaatacatttataatttatagacatgtatgtgtatgtttcatctttataaatacaaaattaatatgcacagtacacagatatatattatgtaaacacaaacctttattctggatgcgattaatcgcgattaatcgtttgacagccctaattttcaACAATCGTTATCACAAAAATGATGTCCGAAACCACAAAGGAAGGATtgtacatttacaataaatgtttataagtTGCATACGTTTTTGTGTTTCTCACGAAAACAAGTAGGCTAATTTATCTCGTGCATTTCCGTGGGTGCTCGAGCCCCCTGCCCCCAGCACCCACTGTATCGGAGCCTATATTTGTAATATAGATATTATGgatttaataaaatacataaaaatgtatgtatcaTATGTTAATAGTATAAATTCATTTATAAAGGATACaacatattataaaataaaaatacattaattttACCCGATTGCCCGTTTCCATGACGTCCTTTTTTGATCGTAATTATACAGCAAATATGACACTATTTTTGTGGTTTAAAAATGTTCGTTCTTTCTGTTATATTTTGGCCATATAAAGCAAGACGTCGCataaggacttttattttgaaggacaAAAAGTCAATCAGCCATTTGGAAGGAAAGGGCAGATCGGTAACGCAGCTCTGATTGAGAGCGGAGCTCCATTATATTAACAACGACAGTAACGATGGGGAAGAAGACTCGAGGTGGCACGGGCAGGAGAACCATATTACAGCTCTCTCCACCTGGACCGAACCGTAGCGCTACGGGAGCAGCCAGAGAGGACGCAGCTGGTTCTGGGTCAGAAGGTGAGCGAAAAACACATTACCAGATACTAGTTTTATTGGCTTTCTTCGTCGTAGGATACTAAAAATATGTAGAAAGACCAACCATTTTAAAAAGAACACGCTTCACTATCGAGTGGGAAACTTATTTATTGTGTTAAGTAACGATAGCTCGCTAATTGTGAATAGTGACATTTAACTGATattcataatgtaaataatacttgtgtaatatttaaaattacagAAGTGATGTAAAATGGCAACGGTACACGTATAAAGTTCTCTTGAATTGACGTTTGTCGGCGTTAGTTTAGCTTTAGCCACcggtaacgttaacgttaccaCTGAACCGATAAACTTAGGCTGTCAGCGATTGTTAGGCTGTTCAAAGCAACTGTAAACCAAACATAGACATGTAACAGACCCcagttttatatattaaatataagtgCTTTTTTAGTTTTGTCGTTTATAAGCTACATTTCGAGTTCGTGTTGGTTAGCTTTAAACAAAGCGTTAGCCTGCATGCTAACTCGCCCTGAGCCGGATATTAGCTCAGGGGGAAACTAGTTTAAAACGTTTAGAATGCGTTATAAACAGTGTGTCATCTATTTTAGACGAACCTGAAGGTAACGCAGATGGACAGGGAATCCCGAGAGAAGTGAATATAGTTATGAAGACTTCAGCTGTGAAGGCCACACGTGAGTTTGATCTGTTTGTTGTCATTAAATAATACATAGGTTGTAGATATTATGGAAAATTAAGATATATTGTGTATGGTACATATATCATgatcatattatattatatgtgttattattttatattattcaatATTATATCGTTAAAATAATGTACTGTGGAATTTGTTGCTTATGTCTGTATGGTCTATCTAGAGGGCCTGTCCTTGCTGGGCGCATATGAAGATAGTGAGGATGAAGATTCAGGGGAGAGCCAAGCGACCACTGTAAAAGTAAAACACAACCAGTCAGCAGATATTGACAGCACCCTAGCCAACTTTATGGCGGTGAGTAAATCCAGTTTATATGTGTACACCCTCTCCAGACAATGTACTTATACTGTAGTTGAACTTAGGAATCTGCCTATACTTTATATTGATGTGGGCTATCATATATCTTTCACATAGGAAATTGATGCCATTACCACACAACCCACCCAAACAAATGAATCCGAGACTGGGGCTATTGCCCCAGCGCCAACTCCTCCTCGCCCAGTTCCTAAAATAGACCAGCAGACTGCTCAGAACGGACCGACACAAGAGTTTCAGTACAACACCCAGTATTCCcttgctggatgtgagttttaCAGTAGGTTTgtgttttgattgtttaaattttcAAATGGAGATGTAGAAGTTAATGCTTGTTTGATGTTTGGGGTCGTTGTAGCTGGTTTGGAGATGGGTGACTGGCAGGAGGTGTGGGATGAAAATACAGGCTGTTACTATTACTGGAACACTCAGACCAACGAAGTGGCCTGGGAACTCCCGCATTACCTGGCTGACCAGATGCAGAGTCTTCAGTACGCAGAGAGGTGAGATTTAAAGGAAATATAAATATTGCAGGTATTTTGTCAGTAATCTTCCCATAAACAGGTTTCTAGTATCTCAAAAAGTGTATTGTGGTCTCAAAAAGTATTCAGACACTTGAGTCAAACCCAGAAACATGTGCATGTCTTTGCATTTGATAGCAATTtacttgttttacgtttttaagcATCTGAATACTTTGTTTTTTTGATTGTACTCACATTTTCAGCTTACATATTTATCCCACAGCTCATCTGTAAATGGCAATGGTGTGGAACATCACAGCGGCGTTTGTACTGAACAGCAGTCTGCAGCAGTGGCCCCTATATCAAAAAGGGAAACCAAAAAGAAGGcaagatttttttgtctttatgcCGTTTCGCTTACAGTTTAAGTTGTGTTAATGTTTGACTTTGTATCCTCTATCCACACAGGAAGTGATAGAGAGTGTTGTTGCCTTGACCAGCGATGAAGAAGACAGGAAAGGGGTGGCAGCTACTCTCCTCGCTCCTCTCATCCCAGAGGAGGTGAAGGAGGCAGAGGAGAAATGGAGAAAGAAGGTGCTAGCCGTGGATGAGACCTTGGATGCCCAGGATGTGGAGGCTGAAGAGACTCCATCTATGAACTCTCCGGCTCTTCGAGACACCGATAGCCAAAGTAACCAGCCCAGCAGGAACCAGTCTGCTGAATCTTCAGACCGTGAGGAGGAAGCCGAAGAGGACACCATGGAACTAGAACTAGCATTAGAGAGGAAAAAAGTGAGTTGCATCATTAAAAATAACTAGTGAGTGATCGAGTAAatgagttttgtgttcatgctagTATTAATTGTTAAAGTTTTGGTTGATGCATGCACTTTTTCTACTATATCTACGATAtaatttgtgtgtgcatgtctaaagaaaagaaaaatgtattccCCGCTGccacaggtttttttttttgcaggctgagcttcgtgccctggaggAAGGTGATGGTAGCGGTGGGGGTTCAAGCCCCTGTTCTGAAGCCAGTCAGGATGGGCCTCAAAATTTGCTttcaaaaaagaacaaatggaAGACTTCTTTCCTCCGTGCGCCAAGTCCTGACTCGGGCAGCCGGGGCTCAGACAAAGCAGGATGGGGCACACCTGAGCAATCAGACAATGGTAAAGACTCTTAAAACTTATTTCGGAGCAACGTAAAATCCTGGTTCACTTATATATTTTAACCTGAAATCAGGACTGTACTGTGCaacatatatgtcgcacatgCTACAGAAAAAACTGTctgtgctaagaaaatgtaatggtGTAGCACACGTGCGATACCGTTTGGCAGGAGCATTAgacgcttgtttgtgtgaaataGAGGGAGTCACGTTATCCATTATTTCTCAGATCCAGGCCGaacgagaggcttgtttttccggcaaaggACTGTGACGAAAGTTCCTGCCCAGAGGAGGCGGTGTCCTATTGGCTGAAAAGGAACCTGCGTCATTTGCTGGAAAAACTAGCCTCTCGTTCGCCTGGATCTAAAAGATAACGgatgttagacattatcgttaatatcgttgtcaatatggatatttctcttaaacaaactcATCGATTCACTACAGAaaacctttgttaagaccacagagccgtgtcgaaCAGTTATTTGATCGTTTTTGACGTTATTcttcaagaaaaaaacatattcagtaaagatgccttgagggcgagtaaaacatgggaaaaTTTTGGATTGCTAGTGAAATATCCCTTGTAGCAATGTTTTTAGCTCACTATATTGCATTGATCAATAACTTACTGAACCTCTTGTGTTTTAAGCACATTCCAAAACAGCTGAAAAGCAGCCAGAGGAAGAAGAAAAGGAGAAGGTCGTATGCAGAGCTCTTCAAAAGGATGAAGAGGATCTTAAGGTATTTTGAGTTAGTCAAAATAACTTTGAGACTGAACCTGTATTAATACAGGGTCAATTTTGATTTGATCTCTTTAGGATAATCTTTATAATGCACTGCTATGAGTTTATTTAGATGAAACTGGCTACAAAAATTACACCAATTTAAAATGGTTTTGTAATCTTATCCAATGACTCTTTTAGTTTCAGATTGGAGAGCTGGCCAACACACTAACCAGCAAAATGGAGTTTTTAGGAATCGACAAAAAAACCATCTCAAACTTTCAGCTGCTGCTGCTGCAAACGGAGGTAAGAAAAAGACAACTGCTTTAAAGCTAGGGACTGTTTATTAAGCTTACATCTGTATTAAATTAAGCTTCCATCTTTTACCCCCTCCAGACACGGATCGCAGACTGGCGAGAGGGCGCTCTGAACGGAAACTACCTCCGCCGCAGGCTACAGGAAGCCGCAGAGCACATAAAACATTACGAACTTAACGCCACTCCTAAAGGCTGGTCCTGCCACTGGGACAGGTACGCGCTCCTTACCTTTCACATCCTTATCACTCCCCCCTCCCTAAAACATGTGACAATTGACCACACTGCCTCCACCACTTGACAAACTTGTGACCGATTTGCACTTGGTTGTATTACTGGGGAGTGTTTGCGAGCAAGGATAAAGACAGATGGTTGTGGTAAACAATAAGGGAGCGTCTCTAAAGTACCAGCGTTACCACCAAACCGAGCCCCAAAGATATTGGGCTGCATCTTCTCCCCTCAAAATCAGTCAGAAGGGTTCACTAGCTCTTAGGAAGGTGGTCGCGCGCGCGCTTGCGCGTGAGAGCTTTGAACTTTACAGGACTGCCCCAAAATGATGGGAGTAATGAGTGACACAGAGTGACCACATGGAAGCAGCGTGTCACACAAGCATCAGTAAAGGAAGACGATGCCTTGCCCCCGGAGCCTGAAGGTCAGACCAATCTATTTCATTGCTTTACTGGTTTTCTTTTCCTTGCACTATTGATGAttgctaaataaaaatgttatttttcaccCTCTGTTGAAGATGCCTGCTTTAAGGCATCTAGTGGAGGGGTTTTGTCACTGTCAATGTGAGTATTGCCATGACGATTGAGACTGAATGATGAAATGTTGCTGTTGGTTTCAGGATTGGCTTGGAGCTTTTTCGTTCATGCAAtatatttttggtttgtttttaaggGAATAAGGTGGGTTCTTTATCAGTGCATCCCACTATAATCTGGCTCTTCCTCTGGGCT contains:
- the lrrc10 gene encoding leucine-rich repeat-containing protein 10; amino-acid sequence: MGNVVRGAVAFVPSERCQRYLVGDLKEMPLDRTLDLCSRQLRRLPIRASAFSELVKLYLSDNHLSNLPPELRNLQKLQLLALDFNCFEELPLVVCNLMQLNILYLGNNQLYALPKQIRQLTELKTLWLETNCFTKFPQVVCDLPNIKTLHLGYNQLRSLPGELGRLEELRSIWLAGNLLNEFPPVLLKMHYLEVIDVDRNRIQYFQSLAHLRGLKLVIYDHNPCVNAPVVAEGVRRVGRWADCSDDDEGESEGMTDKAGVKVQGALEDNK
- the fnbp4 gene encoding formin-binding protein 4, whose product is MGKKTRGGTGRRTILQLSPPGPNRSATGAAREDAAGSGSEDEPEGNADGQGIPREVNIVMKTSAVKATQGLSLLGAYEDSEDEDSGESQATTVKVKHNQSADIDSTLANFMAEIDAITTQPTQTNESETGAIAPAPTPPRPVPKIDQQTAQNGPTQEFQYNTQYSLAGSGLEMGDWQEVWDENTGCYYYWNTQTNEVAWELPHYLADQMQSLQYAESSSVNGNGVEHHSGVCTEQQSAAVAPISKRETKKKEVIESVVALTSDEEDRKGVAATLLAPLIPEEVKEAEEKWRKKVLAVDETLDAQDVEAEETPSMNSPALRDTDSQSNQPSRNQSAESSDREEEAEEDTMELELALERKKAELRALEEGDGSGGGSSPCSEASQDGPQNLLSKKNKWKTSFLRAPSPDSGSRGSDKAGWGTPEQSDNAHSKTAEKQPEEEEKEKVVCRALQKDEEDLKFQIGELANTLTSKMEFLGIDKKTISNFQLLLLQTETRIADWREGALNGNYLRRRLQEAAEHIKHYELNATPKGWSCHWDRDHRRYFYVNDRSGASQWEFPVGEEEESKPPLPPTAVSGGPSQLSADATGDIAGASLGDMTSYWSVPHPPQPPLPPLPPEDPPPPPNEQPPPPPPPPESPPPPPPPPLSDDGEIEEVEMEDEESEPPAPGTEEFKAAEAAAFLARGQKRKATGSSTLPKAVTIGSSPIIYTHPTATAVPVLVGNAYWGMTAAVAPPLPTESITPPLPVLPAQPPPPPTPQLPSTLEPGKVPTDKVKKPKKDKTKKSKTKMPSLVKKWQSIQKELDDEEKSSSSDEDREQMNNRRIEEWKQQQFTTGKAQNNANFEALPDDWRDRLLKKRKMMPS